One genomic region from Magnolia sinica isolate HGM2019 unplaced genomic scaffold, MsV1 ctg238, whole genome shotgun sequence encodes:
- the LOC131236128 gene encoding disease resistance RPP13-like protein 4 isoform X2, which produces MQSYLKDADQVKIKERNETFKTIMRDLRELVYDAEDVIADCHLQFHKKDQGCAPNFISYCSPALLKSRRRMGKRLMETNKKIKVVQGKMNSYLQTAPRHTGKDEDGRNMPLTYPILMHEAEMVGLEDDSGKVRNWILKADGPSTMIGIVGMGGIGKTTLAQKICHSESVKNSFHHLVFVTVSQSFKLDELLKKMLKKLDVKEESLRGMDVEELLESLNRKLDAKYLVVLDDVWQTNEGMWWDSLKSGLPRVEGSCVIVTTRNEEVAKSMGATSRHIHYPQTLSKQDSWSLFSKVAFARTGGKCTNPDLEGLGKEIVARCGGLPLTIKVVGGMMLGKSDSIHEWRDISECEELGIDKKDELIISRLQLSYEELPTHLKPCFLWFAMFPEDFEIDVEDMVNRWIGEGFVWGKNGKTVVEIGKECFSELFNRFLILGVGKDYFERSYVWCKMHDMVRDMVIRIAREESFFVRLDGEGSPAFIEQSRRLVIVGNTAVESIRNSPTKLRTLVGMDIQSIEMIASLKAKLCEVRWLRVLSLSLSDSDLDGNMAYSDWLSGIGSLQHLVYLNIESSSALISLPDSIGNLRNLRILRLWDCPNLKRLPVSITTLEKLTAIRTAYQSLECMPEGLGKLSNLERLGWFTPVNKNGSGISELKSLTKLRELSMKIKSVEEIEEGEWNVLSMLQHLQILRLHFGGISVERDGVLRKIEGELSPPLKSLRELYLWNWPGERTPAWLSPTSLPNLQFLYIHEGGIREMGPRFWDSESGVWKVEVLVLGRLPWMEEEWQRMRRAMPSLRLLKVLDCQEAQVIPIRCYISSEVEYMEERRRFSFRCCQRRRRGGKRRRNITRGDHCRMTRGKAISII; this is translated from the coding sequence ATGCAGAGCTATCTCAAGGATGCTGATCAGGTGAAGATAAAAGAGAGGAATGAGACTTTCAAGACAATAATGAGAGACTTAAGAGAGCTGGTATatgatgctgaggatgtaatagcAGATTGCCATCTTCAATTCCATAAAAAAGACCAAGGGTGTGCACCCAATTTTATTAGTTATTGCTCTCCTGCCCTTTTGAAATCCCGCCGTCGGATGGGAAAGCGGTTGAtggaaacaaataaaaaaataaaagtggtGCAAGGGAAGATGAATTCCTACTTGCAAACAGCTCCTCGTCACACTGGCAAAGATGAAGATGGTAGGAATATGCCATTGACCTACCCAATCCTAATGCATGAAGCTGAAATGGTAGGATTAGAAGATGACTCAGGAAAGGTTAGAAATTGGATCTTAAAAGCAGATGGACCCTCAACAATGATTGGAATAGTTGGAATGGGGGGAATCGGTAAAACCACACTCGCTCAAAAGATATGTCATAGTGAGAGTGTGAAAAACTCTTTTCATCACTTGGTTTTTGTTACTGTTTCTCAAAGTTTCAAATTGGACGAATTGCTAAAGAAGATGTTAAAAAAGCTAGATGTAAAAGAGGAATCTCTGAGGGGAATGGATGTTGAGGAGCTATTGGAAAGTCTCAACAGGAAATTAGATGCGAAATACTTGGTAGTTTTGGACGATGTTTGGCAAACAAATGAAgggatgtggtgggatagctTGAAGTCTGGTTTGCCCCGAGTGGAGGGTAGCTGCGTTATTGTTACAACTAGGAATGAAGAGGTTGCTAAATCCATGGGAGCTACGAGCAGACACATACACTATCCCCAAACTCTTTCAAAACAAGATAGTTGGTCTTTGTTCAGTAAAGTAGCTTTTGCAAGAACTGGAGGTAAGTGCACAAATCCAGACTTGGAGGGCTTGGGAAAGGAGATTGTTGCGAGGTGTGGGGGACTGccattaacaatcaaggttgtggGTGGAATGATGCTGGGGAAGAGTGATTCTATCCATGAATGGAGGGATATATCAGAGTGCGAGGAGTTGGGAATCGATAAGAAAGATGAACTGATCATTTCGAGACTACAGTTAAGCTACGAAGAGCTCCCAACACACTTAAAACCTTGCTTTTTGTGGTTTGCCATGTTTCCTGAAGATTTTGAAATTGATGTTGAGGACATGGTTAACCGGTGGATTGGTGAGGGTTTCGTTTGGGGAAAAAATGGAAAAACGGTAGTTGAGATAGGAAAAGAATGTTTTTCAGAATTATTTAATCGATTTTTGATACTTGGAGTGGGTAAAGATTATTTTGAGAGAAGCTATGTTTGGTGCAAAATGCATGATATGGTTCGAGATATGGTAATAAGAATTGCAAGAGAAGAGAGCTTTTTTGTGAGGTTGGACGGTGAAGGTAGTCCCGCATTCATTGAGCAGTCTCGTCGTTTGGTAATTGTGGGGAATACAGCTGTAGAGAGCATCAGAAACAGTCCCACCAAGCTGCGGACGTTGGTTGGGATGGACATTCAGAGCATAGAGATGATTGCAAGTCTAAAAGCAAAACTATGCGAAGTAAGGTGGTTGAGGGTGTTATCTCTTTCACTGTCAGACAGTGATCTCGATGGGAATATGGCGTACAGCGATTGGTTGAGTGGGATAGGGTCATTACAGCACCTCGTTTATCTTAACATAGAGAGTAGTTCTGCCTTAATATCACTGCCCGATTCAATCGGAAATCTTCGCAATCTTCGGATTCTAAGGTTATGGGACTGCCCCAATTTGAAAAGGCTTCCTGTGTCAATCACAACATTAGAGAAGCTAACAGCTATCCGAACTGCGTATCAGTCTTTAGAATGCATGCCGGAAGGGCTTGGAAAGCTTTCAAATCTCGAACGGTTAGGATGGTTTACTCCTGTGAATAAAAATGGATCCGGTATTTCGGAGTTGAAGAGCTTGACAAAACTTAGAGAACTTTCGATGAAGATAAAGTCAGTGGAAGAAAtagaagaaggggaatggaatgtGTTATCAATGCTCCAGCATCTGCAAATTCTAAGGTTACATTTTGGGGGAATTTCTGTTGAAAGAGATGGAGTTTTAAGGAAGATCGAAGGTGAGCTTTCTCCTCCTCTTAAATCCCTGAGAGAGTTGTATCTTTGGAACTGGCCAGGAGAAAGGACACCTGCGTGGCTTAGTCCTACTTCCCTTCCCAATCTTCAGTTTCTTTACATTCACGAGGGagggattagggagatgggtcccAGATTTTGGGACAGCGAGAGTGGGGTATGGAAAGTGGAGGTCTTAGTGCTAGGTAGGTTACCATGGATGGAAGAGGAGTGGCAGAGGATGCGAAGGGCAATGCCGTCTTTAAGACTCCTCAAGGTTTTGGACTGTCAGGAAGCTCAAGTCATTCCCATTCGATGTTACATCTCGTCGGAAGTGGAATATATGGAGGAGAGAAGAAGATTCAG
- the LOC131236128 gene encoding disease resistance RPP13-like protein 4 isoform X4, translating to MQSYLKDADQVKIKERNETFKTIMRDLRELVYDAEDVIADCHLQFHKKDQGCAPNFISYCSPALLKSRRRMGKRLMETNKKIKVVQGKMNSYLQTAPRHTGKDEDGRNMPLTYPILMHEAEMVGLEDDSGKVRNWILKADGPSTMIGIVGMGGIGKTTLAQKICHSESVKNSFHHLVFVTVSQSFKLDELLKKMLKKLDVKEESLRGMDVEELLESLNRKLDAKYLVVLDDVWQTNEGMWWDSLKSGLPRVEGSCVIVTTRNEEVAKSMGATSRHIHYPQTLSKQDSWSLFSKVAFARTGGKCTNPDLEGLGKEIVARCGGLPLTIKVVGGMMLGKSDSIHEWRDISECEELGIDKKDELIISRLQLSYEELPTHLKPCFLWFAMFPEDFEIDVEDMVNRWIGEGFVWGKNGKTVVEIGKECFSELFNRFLILGVGKDYFERSYVWCKMHDMVRDMVIRIAREESFFVRLDGEGSPAFIEQSRRLVIVGNTAVESIRNSPTKLRTLVGMDIQSIEMIASLKAKLCEVRWLRVLSLSLSDSDLDGNMAYSDWLSGIGSLQHLVYLNIESSSALISLPDSIGNLRNLRILRLWDCPNLKRLPVSITTLEKLTAIRTAYQSLECMPEGLGKLSNLERLGWFTPVNKNGSGISELKSLTKLRELSMKIKSVEEIEEGEWNVLSMLQHLQILRLHFGGISVERDGVLRKIEGELSPPLKSLRELYLWNWPGERTPAWLSPTSLPNLQFLYIHEGGIREMGPRFWDSESGVWKVEVLVLGRLPWMEEEWQRMRRAMPSLRLLKVLPKKKKRRKKKKEHH from the coding sequence ATGCAGAGCTATCTCAAGGATGCTGATCAGGTGAAGATAAAAGAGAGGAATGAGACTTTCAAGACAATAATGAGAGACTTAAGAGAGCTGGTATatgatgctgaggatgtaatagcAGATTGCCATCTTCAATTCCATAAAAAAGACCAAGGGTGTGCACCCAATTTTATTAGTTATTGCTCTCCTGCCCTTTTGAAATCCCGCCGTCGGATGGGAAAGCGGTTGAtggaaacaaataaaaaaataaaagtggtGCAAGGGAAGATGAATTCCTACTTGCAAACAGCTCCTCGTCACACTGGCAAAGATGAAGATGGTAGGAATATGCCATTGACCTACCCAATCCTAATGCATGAAGCTGAAATGGTAGGATTAGAAGATGACTCAGGAAAGGTTAGAAATTGGATCTTAAAAGCAGATGGACCCTCAACAATGATTGGAATAGTTGGAATGGGGGGAATCGGTAAAACCACACTCGCTCAAAAGATATGTCATAGTGAGAGTGTGAAAAACTCTTTTCATCACTTGGTTTTTGTTACTGTTTCTCAAAGTTTCAAATTGGACGAATTGCTAAAGAAGATGTTAAAAAAGCTAGATGTAAAAGAGGAATCTCTGAGGGGAATGGATGTTGAGGAGCTATTGGAAAGTCTCAACAGGAAATTAGATGCGAAATACTTGGTAGTTTTGGACGATGTTTGGCAAACAAATGAAgggatgtggtgggatagctTGAAGTCTGGTTTGCCCCGAGTGGAGGGTAGCTGCGTTATTGTTACAACTAGGAATGAAGAGGTTGCTAAATCCATGGGAGCTACGAGCAGACACATACACTATCCCCAAACTCTTTCAAAACAAGATAGTTGGTCTTTGTTCAGTAAAGTAGCTTTTGCAAGAACTGGAGGTAAGTGCACAAATCCAGACTTGGAGGGCTTGGGAAAGGAGATTGTTGCGAGGTGTGGGGGACTGccattaacaatcaaggttgtggGTGGAATGATGCTGGGGAAGAGTGATTCTATCCATGAATGGAGGGATATATCAGAGTGCGAGGAGTTGGGAATCGATAAGAAAGATGAACTGATCATTTCGAGACTACAGTTAAGCTACGAAGAGCTCCCAACACACTTAAAACCTTGCTTTTTGTGGTTTGCCATGTTTCCTGAAGATTTTGAAATTGATGTTGAGGACATGGTTAACCGGTGGATTGGTGAGGGTTTCGTTTGGGGAAAAAATGGAAAAACGGTAGTTGAGATAGGAAAAGAATGTTTTTCAGAATTATTTAATCGATTTTTGATACTTGGAGTGGGTAAAGATTATTTTGAGAGAAGCTATGTTTGGTGCAAAATGCATGATATGGTTCGAGATATGGTAATAAGAATTGCAAGAGAAGAGAGCTTTTTTGTGAGGTTGGACGGTGAAGGTAGTCCCGCATTCATTGAGCAGTCTCGTCGTTTGGTAATTGTGGGGAATACAGCTGTAGAGAGCATCAGAAACAGTCCCACCAAGCTGCGGACGTTGGTTGGGATGGACATTCAGAGCATAGAGATGATTGCAAGTCTAAAAGCAAAACTATGCGAAGTAAGGTGGTTGAGGGTGTTATCTCTTTCACTGTCAGACAGTGATCTCGATGGGAATATGGCGTACAGCGATTGGTTGAGTGGGATAGGGTCATTACAGCACCTCGTTTATCTTAACATAGAGAGTAGTTCTGCCTTAATATCACTGCCCGATTCAATCGGAAATCTTCGCAATCTTCGGATTCTAAGGTTATGGGACTGCCCCAATTTGAAAAGGCTTCCTGTGTCAATCACAACATTAGAGAAGCTAACAGCTATCCGAACTGCGTATCAGTCTTTAGAATGCATGCCGGAAGGGCTTGGAAAGCTTTCAAATCTCGAACGGTTAGGATGGTTTACTCCTGTGAATAAAAATGGATCCGGTATTTCGGAGTTGAAGAGCTTGACAAAACTTAGAGAACTTTCGATGAAGATAAAGTCAGTGGAAGAAAtagaagaaggggaatggaatgtGTTATCAATGCTCCAGCATCTGCAAATTCTAAGGTTACATTTTGGGGGAATTTCTGTTGAAAGAGATGGAGTTTTAAGGAAGATCGAAGGTGAGCTTTCTCCTCCTCTTAAATCCCTGAGAGAGTTGTATCTTTGGAACTGGCCAGGAGAAAGGACACCTGCGTGGCTTAGTCCTACTTCCCTTCCCAATCTTCAGTTTCTTTACATTCACGAGGGagggattagggagatgggtcccAGATTTTGGGACAGCGAGAGTGGGGTATGGAAAGTGGAGGTCTTAGTGCTAGGTAGGTTACCATGGATGGAAGAGGAGTGGCAGAGGATGCGAAGGGCAATGCCGTCTTTAAGACTCCTCAAG
- the LOC131236128 gene encoding disease resistance RPP13-like protein 4 isoform X3, with product MQSYLKDADQVKIKERNETFKTIMRDLRELVYDAEDVIADCHLQFHKKDQGCAPNFISYCSPALLKSRRRMGKRLMETNKKIKVVQGKMNSYLQTAPRHTGKDEDGRNMPLTYPILMHEAEMVGLEDDSGKVRNWILKADGPSTMIGIVGMGGIGKTTLAQKICHSESVKNSFHHLVFVTVSQSFKLDELLKKMLKKLDVKEESLRGMDVEELLESLNRKLDAKYLVVLDDVWQTNEGMWWDSLKSGLPRVEGSCVIVTTRNEEVAKSMGATSRHIHYPQTLSKQDSWSLFSKVAFARTGGKCTNPDLEGLGKEIVARCGGLPLTIKVVGGMMLGKSDSIHEWRDISECEELGIDKKDELIISRLQLSYEELPTHLKPCFLWFAMFPEDFEIDVEDMVNRWIGEGFVWGKNGKTVVEIGKECFSELFNRFLILGVGKDYFERSYVWCKMHDMVRDMVIRIAREESFFVRLDGEGSPAFIEQSRRLVIVGNTAVESIRNSPTKLRTLVGMDIQSIEMIASLKAKLCEVRWLRVLSLSLSDSDLDGNMAYSDWLSGIGSLQHLVYLNIESSSALISLPDSIGNLRNLRILRLWDCPNLKRLPVSITTLEKLTAIRTAYQSLECMPEGLGKLSNLERLGWFTPVNKNGSGISELKSLTKLRELSMKIKSVEEIEEGEWNVLSMLQHLQILRLHFGGISVERDGVLRKIEGELSPPLKSLRELYLWNWPGERTPAWLSPTSLPNLQFLYIHEGGIREMGPRFWDSESGVWKVEVLVLGRLPWMEEEWQRMRRAMPSLRLLKFQVLPKKKKRRKKKKEHH from the coding sequence ATGCAGAGCTATCTCAAGGATGCTGATCAGGTGAAGATAAAAGAGAGGAATGAGACTTTCAAGACAATAATGAGAGACTTAAGAGAGCTGGTATatgatgctgaggatgtaatagcAGATTGCCATCTTCAATTCCATAAAAAAGACCAAGGGTGTGCACCCAATTTTATTAGTTATTGCTCTCCTGCCCTTTTGAAATCCCGCCGTCGGATGGGAAAGCGGTTGAtggaaacaaataaaaaaataaaagtggtGCAAGGGAAGATGAATTCCTACTTGCAAACAGCTCCTCGTCACACTGGCAAAGATGAAGATGGTAGGAATATGCCATTGACCTACCCAATCCTAATGCATGAAGCTGAAATGGTAGGATTAGAAGATGACTCAGGAAAGGTTAGAAATTGGATCTTAAAAGCAGATGGACCCTCAACAATGATTGGAATAGTTGGAATGGGGGGAATCGGTAAAACCACACTCGCTCAAAAGATATGTCATAGTGAGAGTGTGAAAAACTCTTTTCATCACTTGGTTTTTGTTACTGTTTCTCAAAGTTTCAAATTGGACGAATTGCTAAAGAAGATGTTAAAAAAGCTAGATGTAAAAGAGGAATCTCTGAGGGGAATGGATGTTGAGGAGCTATTGGAAAGTCTCAACAGGAAATTAGATGCGAAATACTTGGTAGTTTTGGACGATGTTTGGCAAACAAATGAAgggatgtggtgggatagctTGAAGTCTGGTTTGCCCCGAGTGGAGGGTAGCTGCGTTATTGTTACAACTAGGAATGAAGAGGTTGCTAAATCCATGGGAGCTACGAGCAGACACATACACTATCCCCAAACTCTTTCAAAACAAGATAGTTGGTCTTTGTTCAGTAAAGTAGCTTTTGCAAGAACTGGAGGTAAGTGCACAAATCCAGACTTGGAGGGCTTGGGAAAGGAGATTGTTGCGAGGTGTGGGGGACTGccattaacaatcaaggttgtggGTGGAATGATGCTGGGGAAGAGTGATTCTATCCATGAATGGAGGGATATATCAGAGTGCGAGGAGTTGGGAATCGATAAGAAAGATGAACTGATCATTTCGAGACTACAGTTAAGCTACGAAGAGCTCCCAACACACTTAAAACCTTGCTTTTTGTGGTTTGCCATGTTTCCTGAAGATTTTGAAATTGATGTTGAGGACATGGTTAACCGGTGGATTGGTGAGGGTTTCGTTTGGGGAAAAAATGGAAAAACGGTAGTTGAGATAGGAAAAGAATGTTTTTCAGAATTATTTAATCGATTTTTGATACTTGGAGTGGGTAAAGATTATTTTGAGAGAAGCTATGTTTGGTGCAAAATGCATGATATGGTTCGAGATATGGTAATAAGAATTGCAAGAGAAGAGAGCTTTTTTGTGAGGTTGGACGGTGAAGGTAGTCCCGCATTCATTGAGCAGTCTCGTCGTTTGGTAATTGTGGGGAATACAGCTGTAGAGAGCATCAGAAACAGTCCCACCAAGCTGCGGACGTTGGTTGGGATGGACATTCAGAGCATAGAGATGATTGCAAGTCTAAAAGCAAAACTATGCGAAGTAAGGTGGTTGAGGGTGTTATCTCTTTCACTGTCAGACAGTGATCTCGATGGGAATATGGCGTACAGCGATTGGTTGAGTGGGATAGGGTCATTACAGCACCTCGTTTATCTTAACATAGAGAGTAGTTCTGCCTTAATATCACTGCCCGATTCAATCGGAAATCTTCGCAATCTTCGGATTCTAAGGTTATGGGACTGCCCCAATTTGAAAAGGCTTCCTGTGTCAATCACAACATTAGAGAAGCTAACAGCTATCCGAACTGCGTATCAGTCTTTAGAATGCATGCCGGAAGGGCTTGGAAAGCTTTCAAATCTCGAACGGTTAGGATGGTTTACTCCTGTGAATAAAAATGGATCCGGTATTTCGGAGTTGAAGAGCTTGACAAAACTTAGAGAACTTTCGATGAAGATAAAGTCAGTGGAAGAAAtagaagaaggggaatggaatgtGTTATCAATGCTCCAGCATCTGCAAATTCTAAGGTTACATTTTGGGGGAATTTCTGTTGAAAGAGATGGAGTTTTAAGGAAGATCGAAGGTGAGCTTTCTCCTCCTCTTAAATCCCTGAGAGAGTTGTATCTTTGGAACTGGCCAGGAGAAAGGACACCTGCGTGGCTTAGTCCTACTTCCCTTCCCAATCTTCAGTTTCTTTACATTCACGAGGGagggattagggagatgggtcccAGATTTTGGGACAGCGAGAGTGGGGTATGGAAAGTGGAGGTCTTAGTGCTAGGTAGGTTACCATGGATGGAAGAGGAGTGGCAGAGGATGCGAAGGGCAATGCCGTCTTTAAGACTCCTCAAG